Proteins from a genomic interval of Solidesulfovibrio sp.:
- a CDS encoding site-specific integrase, with protein MDYQELRQQLKEWLLQLLAKDDKEPVSQREIRERINGYLRVLLENDDRNIHPRPRVVGPDIELTNGQASLCQADILTSIVNEPEALIGISIDTIPELVAENIFRPDEISKDNVLQITKEYLKAQITNHRIQEARARGDYLPEQAVFAAPYKPCEHEDVATSSDAVSVKTGRSFLLSELIEKYIEVKLSDGAWKAHSVPDHRGRLAYLTEILGDMQAGDVSRDDARRFRDTIRQLPPNRTKRKEFRDKSIEEIIAMKPTTVLNVKTVNMIVEAASSLFEWGVKENILSFNPAKSLSVKDDRQEIGLRDAFDKSDLQKMFFCKKYVHNEFKHPSFFWTPLISLFTGMRLEEICQLRCEDVYESKTSGLFVIDVNARPSVDGKIDKTLKNKNATRVIPIHSTLVEIGFIEYCNKMKNDNQVRIFPELNKTAASPKYGKQPGKSFGKLIRELKIEGNKTFHSLRHTFSDFYKKKNMHNDLFRQVFGHEISELAGRQYGSEFDAQMCYETLVSLLDYGIDFNLLKYGRE; from the coding sequence ATGGACTATCAAGAGCTCAGACAGCAGTTAAAGGAATGGTTGCTTCAGCTTCTTGCAAAAGATGATAAAGAACCAGTTTCGCAAAGAGAGATTCGAGAAAGGATAAACGGATATTTGCGGGTGCTGCTTGAAAACGACGATCGAAATATTCACCCACGGCCACGGGTGGTGGGGCCTGATATTGAATTAACCAACGGACAAGCTTCGCTATGTCAGGCTGATATACTTACAAGTATCGTTAACGAGCCAGAAGCACTGATTGGTATTTCCATTGATACAATTCCAGAACTTGTTGCAGAAAACATATTTCGCCCGGATGAGATTTCAAAAGATAATGTTTTGCAAATAACAAAAGAATATCTGAAGGCTCAAATTACCAATCATAGGATCCAGGAGGCGCGGGCACGAGGCGATTACTTGCCAGAGCAGGCTGTTTTTGCTGCTCCATATAAGCCATGTGAACACGAAGATGTTGCTACGTCTTCCGATGCTGTTTCTGTGAAGACAGGAAGATCATTTTTATTGTCTGAGCTTATTGAGAAATATATTGAAGTAAAATTGTCGGATGGGGCTTGGAAAGCACATAGCGTCCCCGACCATCGGGGCCGGTTGGCATATTTGACCGAGATATTGGGTGACATGCAGGCGGGTGACGTTTCAAGAGATGATGCAAGACGTTTTCGTGATACAATTCGACAACTGCCACCCAATAGAACAAAGCGAAAGGAGTTTCGAGATAAAAGTATTGAAGAGATTATTGCGATGAAGCCTACGACAGTGCTAAACGTTAAGACAGTAAATATGATTGTCGAAGCGGCTTCAAGTTTATTTGAGTGGGGCGTCAAAGAAAATATTTTGTCATTCAATCCTGCAAAGTCACTTTCTGTTAAAGATGATAGGCAGGAGATCGGGCTGCGCGATGCCTTTGATAAGTCTGATTTACAAAAGATGTTTTTTTGTAAGAAGTATGTTCATAATGAATTTAAACATCCGTCATTTTTTTGGACACCATTAATAAGTCTCTTTACGGGCATGAGGCTTGAAGAAATTTGCCAATTGCGCTGTGAGGATGTTTATGAATCGAAAACAAGTGGATTATTTGTTATTGATGTCAATGCGCGACCGTCTGTAGATGGAAAAATTGACAAAACGCTTAAAAATAAGAATGCTACCAGGGTAATTCCCATACACTCGACTCTTGTTGAAATCGGATTTATTGAATATTGTAACAAAATGAAGAATGATAATCAGGTGCGAATATTTCCTGAGCTTAATAAGACAGCGGCTTCTCCTAAATATGGAAAGCAACCTGGCAAGTCTTTTGGAAAACTAATTCGGGAACTCAAAATTGAAGGGAATAAAACATTTCACTCGTTACGCCATACGTTTAGTGATTTTTACAAGAAGAAAAATATGCATAATGATTTGTTCAGACAAGTGTTTGGCCATGAGATCTCAGAGCTCGCTGGACGTCAATATGGTTCAGAGTTTGATGCTCAAATGTGTTATGAAACACTGGTATCGTTACTTGATTATGGAATAGATTTTAACTTGCTTAAGTATGGTCGTGAATAA
- a CDS encoding ERF family protein, giving the protein MVEYQSCEISELAKALIAVQKGLQPAIKDAANPFVHNRYATLNSVMDSCRDALLANDIWMTQFPVPADPGYLGLVTKLTHAKSGQWQASLAVVPLPKDDPQGMGSAMTYARRYSLSAMLGIVTDADDDGTGACATRPTALPQTLPKMASRQGTRAQEAMPSRHVEEKEPRCAPGAANREANAPTPTSIPLPSALPKIDGISYQTVAAEDGRTCVVALGNTAAKKSMLAEIGFRWNPKRKVWWRYANAS; this is encoded by the coding sequence ATGGTAGAATATCAATCCTGTGAAATTTCAGAGTTGGCAAAGGCTCTCATCGCAGTTCAAAAAGGGTTACAGCCTGCGATCAAGGACGCTGCCAATCCCTTTGTGCACAATCGCTATGCAACGCTCAACAGCGTCATGGATTCCTGCCGCGATGCATTGCTCGCCAACGACATCTGGATGACGCAATTTCCTGTCCCAGCCGATCCTGGTTACCTGGGACTTGTCACCAAGCTCACACACGCCAAATCCGGCCAATGGCAAGCCTCGCTTGCCGTCGTCCCACTCCCGAAGGACGATCCGCAAGGAATGGGCAGCGCCATGACCTACGCCAGACGCTATTCGCTGAGCGCCATGCTGGGAATCGTCACGGACGCTGACGACGATGGCACAGGGGCCTGCGCGACACGGCCCACCGCGCTGCCCCAAACACTGCCCAAGATGGCGTCACGGCAGGGCACTCGGGCGCAGGAGGCCATGCCGTCCCGCCACGTGGAGGAGAAAGAGCCGCGTTGTGCACCGGGTGCAGCCAACCGTGAGGCGAATGCGCCCACACCGACATCGATACCCTTGCCGTCTGCCCTGCCCAAAATCGACGGCATTTCCTACCAGACCGTTGCTGCCGAAGATGGACGGACCTGCGTCGTCGCCCTGGGAAACACAGCCGCCAAAAAGAGCATGCTCGCTGAAATAGGTTTCCGGTGGAACCCGAAACGCAAGGTATGGTGGAGGTATGCCAATGCCTCCTGA
- a CDS encoding AAA family ATPase: MENNLQELDALEPTELDAGMVFSGTPSGKGVRGFAAPCGYTPIPSLDYVFHESSRDIIVWFLEQSDPLYVFGPTGSGKTSLIKELAARLHYPVFEVTAHGRLEFADLVGHLAVREGSMEYAYGPLTLAMRYGGLFLLNEIDLVSPDVAAGCNGILDGQPLCLAENGGELVSPHPMFRFAATANTNGSFDETGLYQGTLQQNLAFMDRFWLCEVGYPEASAELALLERQAAQLPESVRSRMVEYAQEVRKLFVGQTSGEIAKTIEVTFSTRTLLRWAALTLRFQPLARQGIQPVTYALDRALAYRATKETQALLHELAQRLFPLTA, encoded by the coding sequence ATGGAAAACAACCTGCAGGAGCTCGATGCCTTGGAGCCTACGGAACTGGATGCCGGGATGGTTTTCAGCGGCACGCCGTCCGGGAAGGGGGTCCGGGGATTTGCTGCACCGTGCGGCTACACGCCGATTCCGTCGCTGGATTACGTGTTTCACGAATCCAGCCGCGACATCATCGTCTGGTTTTTGGAGCAAAGCGACCCGCTGTATGTGTTTGGCCCTACCGGCTCCGGCAAGACCTCGCTGATCAAGGAACTGGCCGCCAGGCTCCACTATCCCGTCTTCGAGGTGACGGCCCACGGCCGGTTGGAATTTGCCGATCTGGTCGGACACCTGGCCGTGCGCGAGGGCTCCATGGAATACGCCTATGGTCCCTTGACCCTGGCCATGCGCTACGGTGGTCTCTTTCTGCTCAACGAGATCGATTTGGTCAGCCCGGATGTGGCCGCCGGCTGCAACGGCATCCTGGATGGCCAGCCGCTTTGCCTGGCCGAAAACGGTGGAGAACTCGTTTCGCCGCATCCCATGTTCCGGTTCGCAGCCACGGCCAACACCAACGGCTCCTTTGACGAGACCGGTCTTTACCAGGGGACGTTGCAGCAAAACTTGGCTTTTATGGACCGCTTCTGGTTGTGCGAAGTGGGGTATCCCGAGGCCTCGGCCGAGCTTGCCCTTCTGGAGCGCCAGGCGGCGCAGCTTCCCGAGTCGGTGCGATCCCGTATGGTGGAGTATGCCCAGGAGGTGCGCAAGCTCTTCGTCGGGCAAACCTCGGGCGAAATCGCCAAGACGATCGAAGTGACCTTTTCAACCCGCACGTTGCTGCGTTGGGCCGCCCTGACGCTCCGTTTTCAGCCCCTTGCCCGCCAGGGCATCCAGCCGGTGACCTATGCCCTGGACCGAGCCCTGGCCTACCGGGCGACAAAGGAAACCCAGGCCCTGCTCCACGAACTGGCTCAGCGGCTGTTTCCGCTGACGGCATAA
- a CDS encoding DUF3150 domain-containing protein, which translates to MDTPILSDIRVLDNILAVNLNVTLWSARRKLTLEDFGHVDLPPEDLASLGSKRIAPPESLRIFGTLKARAFSLLDRHGIRFLGGWAVPEDKATEIVQELTVIRNEFFAHKEVFLAEYDGLVRDWIAKHADWANILANATVGSDYVRARLGFAWQFYKVAPLMGHPDTATMAASGLYEEVEQLGATLFTEIAKSADETWRKVYAGRTEVTHKALSPLRTMYQKLMGLTFVEPHVAPVAEIVQMALSRLPRKGTITGTDLLMLQGLVCLLRDPDALIEHSQKVIEGYGPATVLDAVLRAPLPEASPDDLGELLDESDEESLERVALPDPGAGARIPSMGLW; encoded by the coding sequence ATGGATACGCCCATCCTTTCCGATATCCGCGTGTTGGACAACATCCTGGCCGTCAACCTCAATGTCACCCTGTGGTCGGCCCGCAGAAAGCTGACTCTGGAAGACTTCGGGCATGTGGACCTGCCGCCGGAAGATCTGGCGTCCCTTGGCAGTAAGCGCATCGCGCCGCCGGAAAGTCTGCGCATTTTCGGCACGCTCAAGGCGCGGGCCTTTTCGCTTTTGGACCGGCACGGCATCCGTTTCCTCGGAGGCTGGGCCGTTCCCGAGGACAAGGCGACGGAAATCGTCCAGGAGCTGACCGTGATACGCAACGAGTTTTTCGCCCACAAGGAAGTGTTTCTGGCCGAATACGATGGCTTGGTCAGGGATTGGATTGCCAAGCATGCCGATTGGGCCAACATCTTGGCCAACGCGACCGTCGGCAGCGACTATGTGCGCGCCCGGCTGGGGTTTGCCTGGCAGTTCTACAAGGTCGCGCCACTTATGGGTCATCCCGATACCGCCACCATGGCTGCCTCTGGCTTGTATGAGGAGGTGGAGCAACTTGGCGCAACGCTTTTCACCGAGATTGCCAAGTCTGCCGATGAGACTTGGCGCAAGGTGTACGCTGGCCGCACGGAGGTCACCCACAAGGCCCTTTCGCCGCTTCGCACCATGTACCAAAAGCTCATGGGCCTGACCTTTGTAGAGCCCCATGTGGCTCCGGTGGCGGAGATTGTCCAGATGGCGCTGTCGCGTCTGCCCCGCAAGGGGACCATCACCGGCACTGATCTGCTCATGCTCCAAGGCCTGGTCTGCCTGCTGCGCGATCCTGATGCGCTGATCGAGCACAGCCAAAAGGTCATCGAAGGCTACGGCCCGGCCACGGTGCTCGACGCGGTCCTGCGCGCGCCATTGCCGGAAGCGTCCCCGGACGACCTTGGGGAACTGTTGGACGAATCGGATGAAGAATCACTTGAACGTGTGGCCTTGCCCGATCCAGGGGCCGGGGCCCGGATACCCAGCATGGGACTTTGGTGA
- a CDS encoding cobaltochelatase CobT-related protein → MRHVLRSLPLLAAVLGDAYGVSVVMGGKDAHTDGKVICLPSLPAEGEETLLPLVRGLIDHEAAHIRETDFDALAAWPSTPFSRHIWNSLEDWRVENKLGDLFPGCRHNFRWLIAHYFADEEDRAGDNTPALSVLNAILLTVRSWDASEVSANRDKAVAAVEAGLPGLWSRVQAVLDRARATCRSTQDAMAFAEEIVAVLRMEAQASTPDNGMPKGSGSGLKSATQEEDAEAGSDKGESGDTAEDMEEEGFAPEPRVPVEGATQEEEVAQDCQAETVRERLLEALDAPLEGDWPLHLGEQLAQALCANAVDAPDQALGVARRGDKPGQPFGTSELEACQQASVAMRTRLYRLLQAQQLVRCHSGRRGRLDPKRFYRVLTGDGRVFAALGRKEAVHTAVHVLLDSSGSMSGGPLKLAAMACYAVALALERIKGVNVAVSAFPAGSAHDGVTVAPLIAHGQRVHANFDILAEGYTPLAQALWWVLQQMVLLKEERKMVVIVTDGEPDSVPAAQRVLRAAEALGFEVYGIGIQSAAIQALLPRSSVGVKSLSELPEAMFTLLHRVLIQRPTGV, encoded by the coding sequence ATGCGCCACGTGCTGCGGTCCTTGCCGCTTCTGGCGGCGGTTCTTGGGGATGCCTATGGCGTTTCCGTGGTCATGGGCGGCAAGGACGCCCATACGGACGGCAAGGTCATTTGCCTGCCCAGTTTGCCGGCGGAAGGAGAGGAGACGCTGTTGCCCCTGGTCCGGGGCCTGATCGATCATGAGGCGGCCCATATCCGGGAAACGGATTTTGATGCGCTGGCCGCCTGGCCGTCGACACCGTTTTCCAGGCACATCTGGAATTCGCTGGAAGACTGGCGGGTGGAGAACAAACTGGGAGATCTCTTTCCAGGCTGTCGCCACAATTTCAGGTGGCTCATCGCGCATTACTTCGCAGACGAAGAGGACAGGGCCGGGGACAACACCCCGGCCCTGTCCGTTTTAAACGCCATATTGCTCACCGTGCGCTCCTGGGACGCGTCGGAGGTATCGGCCAATCGGGACAAGGCCGTGGCCGCTGTCGAAGCTGGCTTGCCCGGGCTGTGGTCGCGCGTCCAGGCGGTCCTGGACCGGGCGCGGGCAACATGCCGGAGCACCCAGGACGCCATGGCCTTTGCCGAGGAAATTGTCGCCGTGCTTCGCATGGAGGCACAGGCTTCTACTCCTGACAATGGCATGCCCAAAGGAAGCGGCAGTGGCTTGAAATCCGCAACGCAGGAGGAGGATGCGGAGGCGGGTTCGGACAAGGGGGAGTCGGGAGATACCGCCGAGGACATGGAGGAGGAGGGTTTTGCACCGGAACCGCGTGTGCCGGTTGAAGGTGCGACCCAAGAAGAGGAGGTGGCCCAGGATTGCCAGGCAGAGACGGTGCGGGAACGCTTGCTGGAGGCGCTGGACGCGCCCCTGGAAGGCGACTGGCCGTTGCACTTGGGGGAGCAATTGGCGCAGGCGCTTTGTGCCAATGCGGTGGACGCCCCCGATCAGGCGCTGGGAGTGGCCCGGCGTGGCGACAAGCCCGGGCAGCCCTTTGGCACTTCCGAACTGGAGGCGTGTCAGCAGGCGTCCGTGGCCATGCGGACCCGCTTGTATCGGCTGCTGCAGGCGCAGCAGTTGGTGCGTTGCCACAGCGGACGTCGTGGCCGGTTGGACCCGAAGCGGTTTTATCGGGTGCTGACAGGCGATGGCCGGGTGTTTGCCGCTTTGGGCCGGAAGGAGGCGGTCCATACAGCGGTGCATGTGTTGCTCGACAGCAGCGGTTCCATGTCTGGGGGGCCGCTCAAGTTGGCGGCCATGGCCTGCTATGCCGTCGCCTTGGCCTTGGAGCGGATCAAGGGGGTCAATGTGGCGGTCTCGGCCTTTCCGGCAGGCAGTGCGCATGACGGCGTCACCGTGGCCCCGCTGATTGCGCACGGGCAGCGCGTGCACGCCAACTTCGACATCCTGGCGGAAGGCTACACGCCCTTGGCCCAGGCATTGTGGTGGGTGCTGCAGCAGATGGTGTTGCTCAAGGAGGAGCGCAAGATGGTCGTCATCGTGACGGATGGCGAGCCGGACTCGGTGCCGGCGGCGCAACGGGTACTGCGGGCGGCTGAGGCCTTGGGATTTGAGGTCTACGGAATTGGTATCCAGTCAGCAGCTATACAGGCCTTGCTGCCGCGATCCAGTGTGGGCGTGAAGTCGCTGTCGGAGTTGCCTGAAGCGATGTTTACGTTGCTGCATAGGGTGTTGATTCAGAGGCCGACAGGAGTATGA
- a CDS encoding AAA family ATPase translates to MPSNSSDIYIDFISEYRVYPNNKCEQLVPPYWLEQFSSYERIDRELFSPQISLDSKDIIKRNTVFVKFLEQPMELLKAISQVKNLHIANDMAFIGEYIVYLGHIRFLHTNRMLPFGSWNYKSSREKNKIVFGLDIVSLYAFIHNVSYNESVEIVFRYVTGHAFKANPKRSSKKSFFIQERNPLVHLYCAMDMMDYFFIANKNEKYIQYKNEFGYFICGCKRFLSESGKYEKIFYSVCRHSNSHMIYLLPIAPESPYPVYNCETIKNRRSIYFVEDEVRADYLSEKYREKGFAFVSCPVGVAGLLDINFEMFRSKKMVVNLLNSNVDLEFLWNLKKKCEAYCVDLFFDFGYDMSDMDLDSFYSLLLRKNSWRKKTNSDVPTFGIAESYFFKNEKLYNMFNPKGINLSNIDKEDDGILRGTLPLPGADWERRMILDPIIEEGTITWLFAAEKTGKTWMGLSIAYAVGKGNTIIGKWKTKESFKVLYIDGEMPIDKLNKNIGMIAKGYNECEENGQRPFDIISFFQNGEDYGTILSNDWQEKHKKSLKKYALIVLDNYYSLNENKLDVKPFIRWMKTMTKYNIAFLVLDHTNEKKDLQGSVIKKRASDLGIYLERMEQNEISINIPYSRYLDSKSQDGFKLKAIFTPMSMGYVLKNNDGESDKNYIDQKLKNYACVYVLSEKFKMDHKKIAPLFGVSKSSIDNHVNAFRDDATDSQKQHAPKIRDEDRAFVLEMIDILTCCDNEESLLAMWEAMKYEDVLKYREGKK, encoded by the coding sequence ATGCCTAGTAATTCTTCAGATATTTACATTGATTTTATATCAGAGTATCGAGTATATCCAAATAACAAATGTGAGCAATTAGTGCCGCCATATTGGCTAGAGCAATTTTCTAGCTATGAGCGGATTGATCGAGAGCTTTTTTCCCCGCAAATTTCTCTTGATTCAAAAGATATAATAAAAAGAAATACAGTTTTTGTAAAATTTTTAGAACAACCAATGGAGTTGTTGAAAGCGATCAGTCAAGTAAAAAATTTACACATTGCAAACGATATGGCGTTTATTGGAGAGTATATAGTATATCTTGGGCATATTCGTTTTTTACATACAAATCGGATGCTGCCGTTTGGAAGTTGGAACTATAAATCTTCTAGGGAAAAAAATAAGATTGTCTTTGGGCTTGACATCGTGTCTTTGTATGCCTTTATCCATAATGTTTCGTATAATGAAAGTGTAGAGATTGTTTTTCGATATGTCACAGGGCACGCGTTTAAAGCAAATCCAAAAAGGTCAAGTAAAAAAAGTTTTTTTATTCAAGAGAGAAATCCGTTAGTCCATTTGTATTGCGCCATGGACATGATGGATTATTTTTTTATAGCTAATAAAAATGAAAAATATATTCAATACAAAAATGAATTCGGATATTTTATTTGTGGGTGTAAGCGTTTTCTTTCTGAGTCCGGAAAATATGAAAAAATTTTTTATTCTGTTTGTAGGCATTCGAATAGCCATATGATATACTTGCTCCCCATAGCGCCTGAATCTCCATATCCAGTTTATAATTGCGAAACTATTAAAAACAGAAGAAGTATTTACTTTGTTGAAGATGAGGTTAGGGCTGATTATTTATCAGAAAAATATCGCGAAAAGGGGTTTGCCTTTGTATCATGCCCTGTTGGCGTAGCCGGGTTGCTCGATATAAATTTTGAAATGTTTAGAAGTAAAAAGATGGTGGTTAATTTGTTGAATTCAAATGTTGACTTGGAATTTTTGTGGAATCTGAAGAAAAAGTGTGAAGCTTATTGTGTCGATTTGTTTTTTGATTTTGGTTACGATATGTCAGACATGGATTTGGATTCATTTTATTCATTGCTTCTGCGAAAGAACTCCTGGCGCAAAAAAACTAATTCAGATGTGCCAACATTTGGTATCGCGGAAAGCTATTTTTTTAAAAATGAGAAATTATATAACATGTTTAACCCTAAAGGAATAAATTTAAGTAATATCGACAAGGAAGATGATGGTATTCTTAGGGGGACACTGCCTCTGCCTGGAGCTGATTGGGAAAGGCGGATGATTTTAGATCCAATCATTGAAGAAGGTACAATTACATGGTTGTTCGCGGCTGAAAAAACAGGAAAAACCTGGATGGGGTTGTCGATTGCGTATGCTGTTGGCAAAGGAAACACCATTATTGGAAAGTGGAAAACAAAAGAAAGTTTTAAAGTATTGTATATTGACGGAGAAATGCCAATAGATAAGTTAAATAAAAATATAGGAATGATCGCAAAAGGATATAATGAGTGTGAAGAAAATGGCCAGAGGCCATTTGATATCATTTCTTTTTTTCAAAATGGCGAAGACTATGGCACGATTTTGTCGAATGACTGGCAAGAAAAACATAAGAAAAGTCTTAAAAAATATGCGCTTATTGTGTTGGATAATTATTATTCTTTAAATGAAAACAAATTAGATGTGAAGCCATTCATTAGGTGGATGAAAACAATGACAAAATATAATATTGCGTTTCTTGTTCTAGATCATACAAATGAAAAAAAAGATCTTCAGGGTAGTGTGATTAAAAAAAGAGCATCTGATTTGGGTATTTATTTGGAAAGGATGGAGCAAAATGAAATTAGTATTAACATTCCGTATTCTCGATATCTTGATTCAAAAAGCCAAGACGGGTTCAAATTAAAGGCAATTTTCACCCCGATGTCGATGGGTTATGTTCTGAAAAATAACGATGGCGAGTCTGATAAAAACTACATAGACCAAAAGTTGAAAAATTATGCATGCGTTTATGTTCTTAGTGAAAAATTTAAGATGGATCATAAGAAAATCGCACCCCTGTTTGGAGTTAGCAAGTCAAGTATAGACAACCATGTCAATGCATTTCGTGATGATGCGACTGACTCGCAAAAACAGCATGCCCCAAAAATAAGAGACGAGGATCGTGCTTTTGTTCTAGAAATGATAGATATTCTGACGTGTTGCGATAATGAAGAAAGTCTGCTGGCAATGTGGGAAGCAATGAAATACGAAGATGTCCTAAAGTATCGGGAGGGTAAAAAGTAA
- a CDS encoding recombinase family protein — protein sequence MLIGYARVSTRDQKPHLQMDALREAGCERIFEETASGAKRDRPELAAALDYMRDGDSLVVWKLDRLARSTRQLLETVENLGQRGIGLKILTQNIDTTNAGGRLIFTVFSAIAEFEREIICERTRAGLDAARARGRKGGRPRSLSEKDLKEAKALLADPEITVETVARRLGVGPSTLYRYLPAARQSIQEDKG from the coding sequence ATGCTGATCGGCTACGCCAGGGTCTCTACACGCGACCAAAAGCCCCACCTCCAGATGGATGCCTTGCGTGAAGCCGGCTGTGAGCGCATTTTCGAGGAAACGGCCAGCGGGGCCAAACGTGACAGACCAGAACTCGCTGCAGCCCTTGACTACATGCGAGACGGGGACAGCCTGGTGGTCTGGAAGCTCGACCGGCTGGCACGCTCCACCCGGCAGTTGCTTGAGACGGTGGAGAACTTGGGACAACGCGGCATCGGTCTCAAGATCCTCACCCAAAACATCGACACTACCAATGCCGGCGGCCGGCTTATCTTCACCGTATTCAGCGCGATCGCCGAGTTTGAGAGGGAAATCATCTGTGAACGCACCCGAGCCGGGCTCGACGCTGCTCGCGCACGTGGCCGGAAGGGTGGTCGCCCGCGCTCTTTGTCTGAAAAGGACCTGAAGGAGGCCAAAGCCTTGCTGGCGGATCCGGAAATTACCGTAGAAACCGTGGCTCGCCGGCTCGGCGTCGGCCCGTCCACCCTGTATCGGTATTTGCCGGCAGCGAGGCAATCAATTCAAGAGGATAAAGGCTAA
- a CDS encoding inovirus-type Gp2 protein yields MSQYDYEYLIFQKIIDLLNFYLNKHSKCLVVRFDLTFPLSYASVMSNELISSFIQKLIQKYKRKNLDPYYIWVREQNTSHHPHYHCALLLNGHKVESFSFIFHDVKSLWASTLGVDVAGQVHHCNDEKYYKNYANGIMIETYQNEAQVKYEAVIRQLSYLAKMRDKRDYGDPWRNFGMSGLRC; encoded by the coding sequence ATGTCACAGTATGATTATGAATATCTAATATTTCAAAAAATAATTGATCTCCTTAATTTTTATTTAAATAAGCATAGCAAATGTCTTGTTGTAAGATTCGATTTGACTTTTCCATTAAGCTATGCATCGGTCATGTCGAACGAACTGATAAGCAGCTTCATTCAAAAGTTGATACAAAAATATAAAAGAAAGAATCTTGATCCTTATTATATCTGGGTAAGAGAACAGAATACAAGTCACCATCCTCACTACCACTGTGCTTTGTTACTCAATGGACATAAAGTGGAAAGTTTTAGTTTTATTTTTCATGATGTTAAGTCTCTCTGGGCTAGTACGTTGGGAGTAGATGTTGCTGGACAGGTACACCATTGCAATGATGAAAAATATTATAAAAACTATGCTAATGGCATTATGATTGAAACATATCAAAATGAAGCTCAGGTTAAGTATGAAGCAGTTATACGTCAATTGTCTTATCTAGCTAAAATGAGAGATAAAAGAGATTATGGTGATCCCTGGAGAAATTTTGGTATGTCTGGATTACGCTGTTAA
- a CDS encoding transposase produces the protein MYLAWDEIPRSRGRAFYDRLQQILRKAGFDAFAEKLCNPFYSDKGRPSIPPGRYFRMHLVGYFEGIDSERGIEWRCADSLSLRDFLQLSPKESVPDHSSLSRTRSRLSLATHQEVFTWVLKVLSKDGLVLGGRIGVDASTMEANAALKTIVRRDTGESYRKMLLRMAKESGIDSPADEDLARMDRKRVGKTLSNKDWQSQVDPAAKIAKMKDGRTHLAYKPEHAVDLDTGAVVAVEVHEADKGDTSTLQKTLEAAQESLRRVTPTPPCPDDPAELVADKGYFSRDVLKDLDGGPWRSRIAEPKRQGLHNWRGDHEARRAVYNNRARISSMVGKAMGKQRTEMVERSFEHTLDRCGGMRRVWLRGRENIQKRYVLHVAGFNLGLLMRLKTGHGTPKGWANSYFVLIWTNQHPLMVCLAIVILTEEQGCTIIPVAIACLGK, from the coding sequence ATGTATCTGGCCTGGGATGAGATTCCTCGGTCTCGTGGGCGCGCTTTTTATGATCGTCTCCAGCAGATTCTCCGGAAAGCCGGCTTCGATGCCTTCGCCGAGAAGTTGTGCAACCCCTTCTACTCCGACAAGGGACGTCCCTCGATTCCGCCCGGCCGGTATTTTCGGATGCATCTCGTGGGGTATTTCGAGGGCATCGACAGCGAGCGCGGGATTGAGTGGCGCTGCGCCGATTCGCTTTCCCTCAGGGATTTTCTCCAGCTTTCGCCCAAGGAGTCGGTCCCGGATCATTCCTCGCTCAGTCGGACGCGGTCCCGTCTGTCACTGGCGACCCACCAGGAGGTGTTCACCTGGGTTCTCAAAGTGCTCAGCAAGGATGGCTTGGTCCTTGGCGGCCGGATCGGCGTGGACGCTTCGACCATGGAGGCCAACGCAGCGCTGAAGACCATCGTGCGCCGGGACACGGGTGAGAGCTACCGGAAGATGCTCCTGCGCATGGCCAAGGAGAGCGGAATCGACTCTCCGGCGGATGAGGATCTGGCTCGCATGGACCGCAAACGCGTCGGCAAGACCCTTTCGAACAAGGACTGGCAGTCACAGGTCGATCCCGCGGCAAAGATCGCCAAGATGAAGGATGGCCGAACGCATCTGGCCTACAAGCCAGAGCACGCGGTGGATCTGGACACCGGCGCGGTCGTGGCGGTCGAGGTTCATGAAGCGGACAAAGGGGACACCTCGACTCTGCAAAAGACGCTGGAAGCCGCTCAGGAAAGCCTGCGACGGGTCACTCCCACACCGCCATGCCCGGACGATCCGGCGGAACTGGTCGCGGACAAGGGATATTTCTCCCGGGATGTCCTCAAGGACTTGGACGGAGGGCCGTGGCGGTCAAGAATCGCTGAACCCAAGCGCCAAGGCTTGCACAATTGGCGGGGCGACCATGAGGCCCGACGCGCCGTGTACAACAACCGCGCTCGGATATCGTCGATGGTCGGGAAGGCCATGGGAAAACAGCGAACGGAAATGGTTGAGAGAAGTTTCGAGCACACCCTGGACCGGTGCGGCGGCATGCGCCGGGTCTGGCTCAGAGGGCGGGAGAACATCCAGAAGCGCTATGTCCTCCACGTGGCCGGTTTCAATCTCGGCCTGCTCATGCGGCTCAAGACCGGCCATGGCACCCCGAAGGGCTGGGCCAACTCCTACTTTGTGCTGATATGGACCAATCAGCACCCCCTCATGGTCTGCCTGGCCATCGTAATCCTGACTGAGGAACAAGGCTGCACGATCATACCGGTTGCAATCGCCTGCCTGGGAAAATAG